Genomic DNA from Coffea arabica cultivar ET-39 chromosome 7e, Coffea Arabica ET-39 HiFi, whole genome shotgun sequence:
TTGTCTAGAGATTTCCGAGTTAACTTACGATATATTTATCAAAGCAGAACAAGCTACAGATCCAACCAAACCGCTCTAGAACTGATTATCCAGGTCAAACATAGACATGATTGATAGGCCAAACAGCAGGTCAGAACAACTACATACCATAAGCATAAATGCCCCTGAGAAGGTTCTCTTGCAAACCCATGGACTCAAAACTGTCATAGACCTCATCATTCGAAGTTAAAAAATCCTCTCCATCAGCATTAGGCCTTTGCAGATGGAACAAAAAATCAACCACCACCACTAGACATCATTATTATGACACCGTTATTGGATAACTGAGGCTCAAATACCAAAATGCAGGACTGGAAAGTTGTGTATCATCCTAGAAcatccaaaaataaaaactaggCAGGAACtcagaattttttattttgttcttgTTTGTAAAAGAGGAGAGGAATGCAGGAAATAACTTACAACTCAGTCATTTTGGCATCACATTCACGTGCATCAAGTTGGGATCCCACTGGTGCAATGGCAGCCATGCCTGCATAATTAACAAGATAATACCACTTTAGTATGCAGCAATGGCATGAACTTTCTAATACTGTACATGAGAAATGCAATTCAACAAACAGCAAACAACATATCTAGTCCTTCATAGAAGAGCATCTGGCAACAAAACCACAAAAGAAAATGTGCAGGAAAAAATTCATATCTGCATCTATAAACATAAATCTAAACCAATGATCAATAATCATAGAAGAGGTAAAAATGCGTAACAGGCAAGAAATGAGATAATGTAGTTACTGTCGAATTAAGCACAAGTTCAGAATCTAGAATGATGTACACAACTCTGTAGACCTAACCACTGTAACCTGAATTTTTCACTGATGAACTCTTTCGCTTCAAGGGCTCGGCTATTTTAGCATTCCAAAGATTTGAACTTGCACTCCAATCTAAATGCAATATGATCTTTGATACTTTCTGCCAATGCAAATAATCTTGCTGACCGCACTTTTTTCCAGTCGTATCATAGAAATGAATTTCTGTCTTCTTCAAATAATGTTGCCAAAAGCTTAAAGTATGAGTCCAATTGCTGAACACCCGATTTCTTTGGTCGGTTATGAACTtcttataaaagaaaattttgacggGAAGATAGGCCAAAGGAGTCAACCAATGCAGGACAAAATGCTTAGGATGACAAGCCCAAAACAAACCATCAAAAAAAGTTAAATAACGTGGTAAATCTGCTCGAGATTCTGTCAAGTCCAAATGTTCAATATCAACAGGGTGAGCATCAAAAGTTGGAATGCCCTCGAAGCTAGCATGTTCAGAAAGAGGACTTGCACAACAAATGCGAAGTGAAATCTTTGATGGGTTGAGGTTTGATAGCAACTCATTTAATTTCATAAACCATGAGACATCAATAGACGACCAATAGCATGGTATAATACACAAATCAGACACACATTGCCGTGGGAGAGCCCCTTTAAAAGACACCTTTTGCATGGTTTCTGCTGAAACACTAATTTTCATGTCAATGATATTTGGGGCATCTAATTCGACCAATGACTCTGCAGCGAACGAAAACCGTATGTGCTTTAGTGAGTGGCTTCTTAAATTGATATTCTGGAAGCCATGGCAGTGATGGAGTTCCAAAATCACAAGCCTTGGAAATATGCTCGTCCAGTCATTGAAGAATGTATCTGTAATATATGTGTTGAAAAGCATCAGTTCTCTCAAATTTTGAGATGCAGGCAGTTGAAGAACACGCCATGTTCGACCAAAATATGATATACGCAGACTTTCAAGGCTTGGTGCATCAACAGCAAAAATTAGGCTCTTCCTTATTTCATGACGCATATCTAGTTTCTTGAGCCTTGGAAGATTGACCACCTTGATTCTGGTGAGACCCTCACATAATTTAACATCCAGATTATGAATTAATGGGCAAGCAGAGAGTAATAATTGAAACTTCTCGTCTTCAATGTAGACACAAGTAAGACTCAAGGACTTGATATTATTAAACACGAGAAATTTGCCTCCATTAAACAACTGGTTACAAGCAGGAAACCGGCAGCGCTTAATCTCTAAATCTGTCAACGAATGAGCCCGAAGAATGCTTATAGGTAGGACGTAGTAATATTCAGCGGAATTTTTTATACAATGGTATCTATGGATGAGGAGTTTGAGTTGTTTCACACCTTTTTCCATGGCTATTTCGAGCAATTTGTCTAGGGTGGCAGCAGAATCTTCATCACCTATATGGTAAATGTCGAGTGTAAGTTCCTGTATATGTTCTCCTTTGTAATTTAGCAAAGTTCTCTTTACATGATCCTGGAATTTTAATCTACCCTGTCTGCAGTATTTCTCGCACTCCTCATCGCCCCTTCCAAGTGCTTGTTGAAACAGACATCTTAATGGCTGATCGGAAAACGTCAGGGCAGGGCACGTCTGCCATGCGTGGAGCCAGTCTTTAGATAGAACACAAACTCGGACTTGGTCAGTTGCACCGATAAAACGTAATATACGATGGATGATGCCTTCAGGCAAGTATCTTGATTGTTCCATGGTGTTTTAGACAACGAATTGAACCCACACGAGAacagaaaattgagaaaagatGACAAATAGAAGATGCATGCCGCAACTTGTACATACGCCAAATTATTTAGAGGCAGAAGTACTTCCAAAGCCCAACTTGTACTAGGATTCTGAATAGACTATGATTCCATACACCCAACTACCGAAACTAAATATTCAATCTCAAAACAGTaaccaacaaaataaaatgatggCAGCATATCTGAATCAGAACTGGACCTAATCATGAACTTAGGGGAAGAAGAAGCcttaaaataaaaatggaaTAGATTAGGGTTGAGATGTTGCGCTATGATCTTAAACTTCTGAATTAAAATTGCGTAATCAAATTTTCAGCATTCTTTTTTGGGCTATCTTTATCCTTTATGGCACAATTGCATAATTAAGTTTAGAATGTATTTTAGTTAAATGAATGTATTTTACTTTAGAATGGCACAATTACATGCTCAAGTGCTCAACTTTAAACTATTCAAAAAGTTGCAAATACtaataactaaaaaaaattagtaaccTATCAATACTATGACAATGACATTAAAACATCTGACTGAGATGTAATAGGACCAAGTATGTTTACAATTATATTATTGATTATATTATTAAATATAAAGAGAATTGGATTATAACTAAATTATTATAttgtgtgcatatatatatgtacatctataaatttatatatatatatatatgttgccACTCTTAGATAGAAGGAAATATAAGTGAGAGGTACCGGGCCATTTACACTAtgacaaaataattaaaaagataaGGCAAAATAAAACCTAAGGCAATTGAGCAACCCCTCCTACTCTTGACCTAGGATCGTAAACAATTCAAACCATTAAGAAATAGTTCCTAAATTAGGGGttaatttgaattaaaaatttaacaaacttgagcttgaactAAAATAAGAAATCAAATTTAGTTTAATTTATCAATTCAAGTTCAAATTGCAGTTCCTAAATTAGGGGataatttgaattcaaaatttaacaaactcgaGCTCAAACTAAAATAAGAAATCAAATTTAGTTTAAGTTATCAAATCAAGTTCGAACTAAGGGGTtagtttgaattcaaaattaacAAACTTCAGCTTGAACTAAAATAAgaaatatgtatatatgtatgtgtgtgtgtatatatatatatatatatgaaagtagCTATCTTAATCATAGTGTTTCTCACTTCTATGTGATATGTCTAATTGAAAAGAATTAACAGGTTATGTGTCATTTGGGTTTTATTCATATTGAATCCTATTTGGTTTATATCATGTGAttaaaaattatctctaattttaaaataactttagaaaacAACTAATTTTATCTTAATGTGCTTTGTATCAATTTATTACAATgattatattatatgtttagaaattatctttaattttaaaataaatttaaaaaataactaatcttgTCTTAATGATTCCTGCTTTCTACCAAATTATTACTTAGAAGTATAGTAAAacctttttaaatcacaatcATTGAAATCTTACATATCCCATAAATTACTTCATTTCACAACCATATCATTTATTAGTATTCAAATTGTTCATCATTTCTTCTCTTCATTTTAAATTAACTTAGTGTAAAGAAGAGAATTAACTGTTATATCAGTAGATTTACtaattttattgaaaattgaatatttATGATGAATTGATGGATGtttttctacttaattaaatATGAATATATAGTCTAGGTTTAtgataattataaaaatttagattatctaaaagaatatttataCAAAATATCTACCAAGTTTTTGGTATGTGGTACATTATTTGATAGATACTATCCTATTATAGCAAAAGTAtgtgaacaaatttttaaaaattagtataTAGTTGAACATTTAAgatacattaattttttaaaattaatataaatgacCATGTAGAAGTAttgttaatttttatatttgaatTATTCATTTATGTATAAAttcagaataaataaaaaaaagaccTTGGTAAGGTACGGGCAAAATCCTAGCTAAATTTAGTTTAAGTAATCAAATCAAGGTCGAACTAATTTCCTTGACTTAATAAAGCTAGAATAGattcatatatttttaatatgtacatatatacatataaaccttagaggaagaggaggaggaatGCCAATCCcagttttttaaattaaaataaaataaaatacaatgAGGACAGGGGTACGAACCTTCTCTAGTgaaagaaaaattacaaaactAAGGGTGCGTTtgaaaaaactgaaatttgaaatttgaaaatattaaattattgaattgataAGGATTAAATCAAAtgcatttgagtgtatatcacatttattgataagtgaatagtttatcacttatttttgtgaacaaattttgtctagaaaatttaGTGGCACTTAATTAATGCAGATGttgaatttttggttatcaaacacgtctgaatatattaagatctaaATACATTAAGTTTAAGTACTAATTGCATTATCAAACAGGGCCTAAGTATTATTAATTACTTACTCTGTCCCATTAAAAGTGCCACACTTTCCATTTGGGATGTCCGATGTTTGTCATCTTACTAAtgtcaaagttacttttgatcTCTTTTTTCAATATTATCCCCACCTTTACTACATTTCATactaaattcaaatttgaatttttagGGTAATTTTGGAAATAAATCCACTAAAATCACTATCAATCTACTATTTTTAAAAGGTTGGAACCATGAAATGAGACAAACATATTGAGATGGACGAAGTATTTATCACGAACCATATCTTATAAGACAATGTATGTTGCATTCACTAGAAAGCATCACAAATTTGTATTATTAAAACACATACAGCAAATTTATATTTGCATTCTAATAATATTAAGTAAATAATGCATATTCTTTTGtgacatatttttttttatgaaaattaaaatttacccTTGATAATCAATAAGCGGGTAAGTGGCCTGTGAAAAACCTAAAAGAAACTCTTATGTCAAATTGCAAATCGTAcatttttttgagattatttaATGGTTGGTGTGGACCATCAAATTAGTATACATCACCAGCGAATAGGCTTCTCTACATTAGCCAGTAGCGCTAGGGTTTATtagaaatataaattaatataatttAACAATTTATTCACTAATTATGATGGAAGTTAGACAATTAAGAAGCTCAAATGACTAAAAAATGATAAGAAGAAATAATCTTCTTACTTCTTGGGCAGCATCTAATTCTTggatatttattttgtgaaatcagCAATGAAAGAGATTTATAGTTCGTATGAGCTTGTGGAGTGGTATAAACTGGTGTGGGGTGCAGGTACAGTTCTTAAATTTGCTATTGTATTATGGTTATTCATTAATCATAAATTGATGACTAAGGACTGACTCAGGAAGTGGGGTCTCCATCACATTGATCCAGCTGTGTCTTttgaaatcaagaaaataaaactatGGCTCATCTATTCACCTAGCGCTCACAATCAATATACTTTGGCAAATATGGAAAGCTAGGAATGAAAGAGGCTtcaataaaaaaagaaagggaaaatgatcggtttcatccttcacattttacaaaaatattctttttgtccctcacttttaaaatgaatcaatttcgtccttgacatttaaaaactgaaTTATTACATCCTtgaacccaaatttcaatctgaatcaaaccaccaatcaacctaattacaaattttgggggtgtaattggtagatcacttggttaactcaacttgatattcatgtgaaatttaatgaacctaaaaagaaaaaagaaaaaattataacataaaaaagaaagattaatctttcctacattatcattgtatacactgacggttttatgtaccgccatatcattttaattttaatttaaacaccaaattttatatttatgataccCATCTAGATTCGCAAGCAGATATACTAACAGTGCATGAAAagattgacccaaaaaaaaaactctactattccaagacaaagaatgaccttttatgttataatttttatttttttggtttaataaatgtcatgtgaatatAATGAAGTGGACCGAatgatctatcaattctattttcgaaatttattactggattattggatggtttgattcagattgaaaattaggttAAGGAATgtaatagttttaatttttaaatgtcagggatgaatttgcttcattttaaaagtgagggatgaaaagaatatttttgcgaaatgtgagggatgaaacaggtcattttctcaaaaagaaaagaactggCTGAAAACCATTCACAAAGCAAGTAGTGAGTGGCTAGAATATGATGATgtacaaaagaaaggaaaaaacaagagtACAAGTGGTTGTCACTTAATTTCAAGTGGCTTCTTTCAATGTGTTTCCCGTCAGCTTCCCCTCTCCCTAGACTAAACTAAAGTaagttataaaaatattattgttgAGACAAAAAAAAGGCAAGGCAGGAGCATGAGCAGTCAAAAACAGCAAATACCTATTTAATGGTGAGAGTAGCAGTGGcacaaaaaacacacacacaccaaTTGGGTGTAGGAATTGCAGTGTCTGATGATGGAAACCAATCACTAGAGGAATGGGCTTTGGTTGAAAGAATCTCGAGCAATAAACTGTAGGATGAATCTGAAGTAGTTAGACTGGCAAAGACCAAGGCTTTGGAGAAGAGGTGGACAAGGATAAAGATTGCTGTCAAGGGAAAACAACTGATCTCTCTAATCCAGAGAGGTGCTGGCAAAAACATAAAGCTCTTGCTAAATTGTTTCATATGTGCTCCTTTTATCTAGATAATACTGAAATATGGATGTATGTACAAACCCTAGTCATGATGCTTTAAGCATATTTTGTGATGAGGAGAGCATGATTCCAATCTCCTAGTGCGAAAAAACACTTGGGGTAAAAAGATGGGCCTTTGTGCATATATTGTAAAGTTACAGTTGATTAGTAAAAACTAATAATGTTTCAGGAAAAAAAAGTATATTAATAAAAGACTAATGAGTATTTTTGGATATAtagtatattttaaaaatactgtagtactttttttttatgtgatgtatgtgaaatagaaaagtggttgaaaaatgtgttgatcatgaaaacaaataaattttggcaaacaAAGCACTATCCAAACTAACCATCTTTGctcaaaaaaataatgaagaaaTAATCTATAGAACACAAGTATAAAATTGATTGGGAAGTAATCATCTAGATTAGTAAGAATTAGGGTTAATGTCATTTTACCTCCTAACATTTGATGTTACTATAAATTCCTCTTTCAACAttattttttagtcactttatccCCAAAATCAACCGTCAAATCTAATGGAGTTTATTAATTTAAGTGAAAAAACATGTTTAGACCTTATGATTTCTATCACTTTAACCCCATAAACTATAGCATTATTTTCAATTTAccctaaaattattttctaaCTGTCAAACTTAATGGAGTTTATTAATTTTAGTGAAAAGATATGTTTAGACAATGGAGTTTATTAATTTTAGTGAAAAGATATGTTTAGACCTTAAGATTTCTACCACTTTAACCCCATAAACTATAGCATTATTATCAATTTacacaaattatttttttcgaCCTTTTACCCTACCATTAAAACAACTTAGcatattaaaaatttttacacaaaaGTATCAT
This window encodes:
- the LOC113700847 gene encoding putative F-box/LRR-repeat protein At3g28410; the encoded protein is MEQSRYLPEGIIHRILRFIGATDQVRVCVLSKDWLHAWQTCPALTFSDQPLRCLFQQALGRGDEECEKYCRQGRLKFQDHVKRTLLNYKGEHIQELTLDIYHIGDEDSAATLDKLLEIAMEKGVKQLKLLIHRYHCIKNSAEYYYVLPISILRAHSLTDLEIKRCRFPACNQLFNGGKFLVFNNIKSLSLTCVYIEDEKFQLLLSACPLIHNLDVKLCEGLTRIKVVNLPRLKKLDMRHEIRKSLIFAVDAPSLESLRISYFGRTWRVLQLPASQNLRELMLFNTYITDTFFNDWTSIFPRLVILELHHCHGFQNINLRSHSLKHIRFSFAAESLVELDAPNIIDMKISVSAETMQKVSFKGALPRQCVSDLCIIPCYWSSIDVSWFMKLNELLSNLNPSKISLRICCASPLSEHASFEGIPTFDAHPVDIEHLDLTESRADLPRYLTFFDGLFWACHPKHFVLHWLTPLAYLPVKIFFYKKFITDQRNRVFSNWTHTLSFWQHYLKKTEIHFYDTTGKKCGQQDYLHWQKVSKIILHLDWSASSNLWNAKIAEPLKRKSSSVKNSGYSG